From Amycolatopsis sp. cg9, one genomic window encodes:
- a CDS encoding ricin-type beta-trefoil lectin domain protein encodes MFRTLLRMVVATVVLAGGVVAAAAPAEAATSITIDGGSAGRTFDGVGAVSGGGGNSRLLIDYPEPQRGQILDYLFKPGYGAALQILKVEMGGDTNSTSGAEPSHAHFRGDLDCNRGYEWWLMEQAKARNPAVKLVGLPWGAAGWIGNGTFFSNDLTDYYLSWLGCAKQHGLTIDYLTTVQNEKQWSADWTVTIRNALNANGYSAVKLISGDSWPGDWGPASAISTNTAYRNATDVLSAHYTCGYLSAQTSCSVPAGVTGTGKTLWSSENGSQDYNDGAKPLARGVNRVYLDGKMTAYLNWDLIAATTPNIPWPTVGLILANQPWSGYYSVGKDAWALAHTTQFTAPGWKYLDAASGYLGGNRANGSYVSLRSPSTGDYSTVVETMDATSAQTLNLNVTGGLSTGQVHVWATNLNSNNPADFFKHTADITPSGGAFALTAQPGYLYTITTTTGQGKGTATSPAQGSLNLPYSDDFDGYATGKEAKYLMDMEGAFETSPCGAGRSGTCVRQAAPQKTIPWKKFVDPYALLGNVAWSTYTVNADVLLEKSGSVQLLGRVGSQDTGNQGAVNAYYLRISDTGAWSIQRNNTSQQVTTLRSGTTTALGTNRWHKLSLGFSGSTITASLDGAVLGTVTDGTFPAGQAGIGTSTGETAQFDNLAVTGSGGGSTSVLRNTGSGRCLDVPNVSQTNGTQVALWDCNGGGNQQWTLTSGKQLLVYGAKCLDAEGASTSAGTRAIIWDCTSGPNQQWTANADGTITGVPSGLCLAPSGGTGNSAPVTLQACTGGDAQKWARS; translated from the coding sequence ATGTTCCGAACCCTGCTGCGGATGGTGGTCGCCACCGTCGTCCTGGCCGGCGGCGTGGTGGCCGCGGCCGCGCCGGCCGAGGCCGCCACCTCGATCACGATCGACGGCGGCTCGGCCGGGCGCACGTTCGACGGCGTCGGCGCGGTCAGCGGCGGGGGTGGCAACAGCCGCCTGCTGATCGACTACCCCGAGCCCCAGCGCGGCCAGATCCTCGACTACCTCTTCAAGCCGGGTTACGGCGCCGCGCTGCAGATCCTCAAGGTGGAGATGGGCGGCGACACCAACTCCACCAGCGGGGCGGAACCCAGCCACGCGCACTTCCGCGGTGATCTGGACTGCAACCGCGGCTACGAGTGGTGGCTCATGGAGCAGGCCAAGGCGCGCAACCCCGCCGTCAAGCTGGTCGGCCTGCCCTGGGGCGCGGCGGGCTGGATCGGCAACGGCACCTTCTTCTCCAACGACCTGACCGACTACTACCTTTCCTGGCTCGGGTGCGCCAAGCAGCACGGGCTGACGATCGACTACCTCACGACCGTCCAGAACGAGAAGCAGTGGAGCGCCGACTGGACCGTGACGATCCGCAACGCGCTCAACGCCAACGGGTACAGCGCCGTCAAGCTCATCTCCGGCGACTCGTGGCCCGGAGACTGGGGACCCGCGAGCGCGATCTCGACCAACACGGCCTACCGCAACGCGACCGACGTGCTCAGCGCCCACTACACGTGCGGTTACCTCAGCGCGCAGACGTCGTGCAGCGTCCCGGCCGGCGTCACCGGCACCGGGAAGACGCTGTGGTCCAGTGAGAACGGCTCCCAGGACTACAACGACGGCGCCAAACCGCTGGCCCGCGGCGTCAACCGCGTCTACCTCGACGGCAAGATGACCGCTTACCTCAACTGGGACCTCATCGCCGCCACCACGCCGAACATCCCCTGGCCGACGGTGGGGCTGATCCTCGCCAACCAGCCCTGGTCGGGCTACTACTCGGTCGGCAAGGACGCCTGGGCGCTGGCGCACACCACGCAGTTCACCGCGCCCGGGTGGAAGTACCTCGACGCCGCCAGCGGGTACCTCGGCGGCAACCGCGCCAACGGCAGCTACGTCTCGCTGAGGTCCCCGAGCACCGGTGACTACAGCACGGTCGTCGAGACGATGGACGCCACTTCGGCCCAGACGCTGAACCTCAACGTCACCGGCGGGCTGTCGACCGGCCAGGTGCACGTGTGGGCCACGAACCTCAACTCGAACAACCCCGCGGACTTCTTCAAGCACACGGCCGACATCACGCCGTCCGGGGGAGCGTTCGCCCTCACCGCGCAGCCCGGTTACCTCTACACGATCACGACCACCACCGGGCAGGGCAAGGGCACCGCGACCAGCCCGGCGCAGGGTTCGCTGAACCTGCCCTACAGCGACGACTTCGACGGGTACGCGACCGGCAAGGAAGCCAAGTACCTGATGGACATGGAGGGCGCGTTCGAGACGTCGCCCTGCGGCGCCGGGCGTTCCGGCACGTGCGTGCGCCAGGCCGCGCCGCAGAAGACGATCCCCTGGAAGAAGTTCGTCGATCCCTACGCGCTGCTGGGCAACGTGGCCTGGAGCACCTACACGGTCAACGCGGACGTGCTGCTGGAGAAGTCCGGGTCGGTCCAGCTGCTCGGCCGGGTCGGCTCGCAGGACACGGGCAACCAGGGCGCGGTGAACGCGTACTACCTGCGGATCAGCGACACCGGTGCGTGGTCGATCCAGCGCAACAACACCAGCCAGCAGGTCACGACGCTGCGCAGCGGCACGACGACGGCGCTGGGCACGAACCGCTGGCACAAGCTGTCCCTGGGTTTCTCCGGCAGCACCATCACCGCATCCCTCGACGGCGCCGTGCTCGGCACGGTCACCGACGGCACCTTCCCGGCCGGCCAGGCCGGGATCGGCACGAGCACGGGGGAGACCGCCCAGTTCGACAACCTGGCCGTGACCGGCTCGGGTGGCGGGTCGACGTCGGTGCTGCGCAACACCGGCTCCGGCCGCTGCCTCGACGTCCCCAACGTCTCCCAGACGAACGGCACCCAGGTCGCGCTGTGGGACTGCAACGGTGGCGGCAACCAGCAGTGGACGCTCACCTCCGGGAAGCAGCTGCTGGTTTACGGAGCCAAGTGCCTCGACGCCGAAGGCGCGAGCACGTCGGCGGGTACCCGGGCGATCATCTGGGACTGCACGAGCGGCCCGAACCAGCAGTGGACCGCGAACGCCGACGGCACGATCACCGGTGTCCCGTCGGGACTGTGCCTCGCCCCGAGCGGAGGCACCGGGAACAGCGCTCCCGTGACCCTGCAGGCCTGCACGGGCGGCGACGCCCAGAAGTGGGCCCGGAGCTGA
- a CDS encoding alpha-L-fucosidase: MPEFSRRAMLGLITVSGAATAGLLRGGIASATAGPGSYTPTWSSVDQHPPAAEWFQDAKFGIYFHWGAFSVPAFGNEWYPRNMYVGGSSENNHHKAVFGDPSAWPYHNFVNGARDKAGNWVQFAPKLKSAGGNFDPAEWAQLFADAGAKFAGPVAEHHDGFSMWNSAVNEWNSVAKGPRLDLVRLHADAIRARGLKFMVSLHHAYHFTGFYDHVPAQSDASLRKLYGQLGSAAENQLWYDKLAEVVDGYQPDLLWQDFNLSRVDESWRLDFLAYYYNKAVAWNKDVVATYKDGFTNRGEVFDFERGGPGDIQNPYWLTDDSISSSSWCYTTGIGYYSMKAMLHSLIDRVSKNGTMLLNIAPMADGTIPSGQRSILLGIGDYLARFGESIYATRAWSAYGEGPTQMGGGSFTTPREGTNRDIRFTRGKDNTVLYATVMGWPGGTLDITTLGAGRIDLGSLKSVQLLGATAGSYTDLPDRTQDGSGLHVRLPSTPFSAPAYVVKLTFSGQIPALGSGPVPTGWVRIANVTTGLVLDSGGTVVAGSVLKQWSYDGSTNLHWQLADLGTGYHRIVNRTNGMVADSAGRTGNGVNAVQAAWTGSDNQQWRLAALGNGRYQIVNRGTGTALDGAGSTAAGSPVVLWAPNGSTNNQWTVTAV; this comes from the coding sequence ATGCCCGAGTTCAGCCGCCGCGCCATGCTGGGCCTGATCACCGTGAGCGGCGCGGCGACGGCCGGGCTCCTGCGCGGCGGGATCGCGTCGGCCACCGCCGGGCCGGGCAGCTACACGCCCACGTGGTCGTCGGTCGACCAGCACCCGCCCGCGGCGGAGTGGTTCCAGGACGCCAAGTTCGGCATCTACTTCCACTGGGGCGCCTTCAGCGTCCCCGCCTTCGGCAACGAGTGGTACCCGCGGAACATGTACGTCGGCGGGTCGAGCGAGAACAACCACCACAAGGCCGTGTTCGGCGATCCGTCGGCGTGGCCCTACCACAACTTCGTCAACGGGGCCCGCGACAAGGCCGGCAACTGGGTGCAGTTCGCGCCGAAGCTCAAGTCCGCGGGCGGGAACTTCGACCCGGCGGAGTGGGCGCAGCTGTTCGCGGACGCCGGCGCGAAGTTCGCCGGGCCGGTCGCCGAACACCACGACGGCTTCTCGATGTGGAACAGCGCCGTCAACGAATGGAACTCCGTCGCCAAGGGGCCGCGGCTGGACCTCGTGCGGCTGCACGCCGACGCGATCCGCGCCCGCGGCCTGAAGTTCATGGTGTCGCTGCACCACGCCTACCACTTCACCGGCTTCTACGACCACGTGCCGGCGCAGTCGGACGCGAGCCTGCGCAAGCTGTACGGCCAGTTGGGCTCGGCGGCGGAAAACCAGCTCTGGTACGACAAGCTGGCCGAAGTCGTCGACGGCTACCAGCCGGACCTGCTCTGGCAGGACTTCAACCTCTCCCGCGTCGATGAGTCCTGGAGACTCGACTTCCTCGCGTACTACTACAACAAGGCCGTCGCGTGGAACAAGGACGTCGTCGCGACCTACAAGGACGGCTTCACCAACCGGGGCGAGGTCTTCGACTTCGAACGCGGCGGACCGGGGGACATCCAGAACCCGTACTGGCTGACCGACGACAGCATCTCCAGCTCCAGCTGGTGCTACACGACCGGTATCGGCTACTACTCGATGAAGGCGATGCTGCATTCGCTGATCGACCGCGTCAGCAAGAACGGCACCATGCTGCTCAACATCGCGCCGATGGCGGACGGCACCATCCCGTCCGGACAGCGGAGCATCCTGCTCGGCATCGGCGACTACCTCGCCCGCTTCGGGGAGTCGATCTACGCCACCCGCGCCTGGTCGGCCTACGGCGAGGGCCCGACGCAGATGGGCGGCGGCTCGTTCACGACGCCCCGCGAGGGCACCAATCGCGACATCCGGTTCACCCGCGGCAAGGACAACACCGTCCTGTACGCCACGGTCATGGGCTGGCCGGGCGGCACGCTGGACATCACCACGCTCGGCGCGGGCCGGATCGACCTCGGCTCGCTGAAGTCCGTGCAGCTGCTCGGTGCCACGGCGGGGTCGTACACCGACCTGCCCGACCGCACCCAGGACGGCTCCGGGCTGCACGTCCGGCTGCCGTCGACGCCGTTCAGCGCTCCGGCGTACGTGGTGAAGCTGACCTTCTCCGGCCAGATCCCGGCGTTGGGCTCCGGCCCGGTCCCCACGGGCTGGGTGCGGATCGCCAACGTCACGACCGGTCTGGTGCTCGACAGCGGCGGGACCGTCGTGGCCGGGTCGGTGCTCAAGCAGTGGTCCTACGACGGGTCCACCAACCTGCACTGGCAGCTGGCCGACCTGGGCACCGGCTACCACCGGATCGTCAACCGCACCAACGGCATGGTCGCCGACAGCGCCGGCCGGACCGGCAACGGCGTCAACGCCGTGCAGGCGGCCTGGACCGGGAGCGACAACCAGCAGTGGCGGCTGGCCGCGCTCGGCAACGGGCGCTACCAGATCGTCAACCGGGGCACCGGCACCGCACTCGACGGCGCGGGCAGCACCGCGGCCGGCTCACCGGTGGTCCTGTGGGCCCCGAACGGCAGCACCAACAACCAGTGGACCGTCACGGCCGTCTGA
- a CDS encoding ricin-type beta-trefoil lectin domain protein: MPVRPRHLLTAAATALAVVTVPPAVAAPGSPALTPPLGWNSWNSFGCGVSESAIRQAADAMVSSGMKDAGYQYVVVDDCWFDPQRDAQGALRGSPSKFPSGMKALGDYIHGRGLKFGIYQVPTDRTCAQRTGTYPGSTGSAGHEVQDATTFAAWGVDYLKYDWCSPAGTRDEQVARFTVMRDALRATGRPIVYSINPNSYHAITGDKYDWGQVADLWRTTEDLLDIWQNGNTNSYPMGVGNVLDVTAPLAAQAGPGHWNDPDMLVVGRPGLSLTESRAHFALWALMAAPLMAGNDIRTMPADISAVLRNPRLLAVDQDRLGAGGRRVRDDGAVEVFAKPLADGSVAVGLLNRGSATTTVSTTAAQVGLSGTAFTRTDLWTGATSTTGGAITASVPAHGVAAYRVTGGSPLAATTSRLRGTGSGRCLDVDNASTAAGAGTLLWDCQTAANQLWTTWPTGEVRVYGDKCLSGTTSGARATSAQCTGQDDQQWTFAADGSIRNVHSGLCLDAEGAATANGTHAILWSCNGQPNQRWSRT, from the coding sequence ATGCCCGTTCGACCGCGCCACCTGCTCACCGCCGCGGCCACCGCACTGGCCGTGGTCACCGTGCCGCCGGCCGTGGCCGCGCCCGGCAGCCCGGCGCTCACCCCGCCGCTGGGCTGGAACAGCTGGAACAGCTTCGGTTGCGGCGTCAGCGAAAGCGCGATCCGCCAAGCGGCCGACGCGATGGTCTCGTCCGGGATGAAGGACGCGGGCTACCAGTACGTCGTCGTCGACGACTGCTGGTTCGACCCGCAACGCGACGCCCAAGGCGCCCTGCGCGGGAGCCCGTCGAAGTTCCCCAGCGGCATGAAGGCCCTGGGCGACTACATCCACGGCCGGGGCCTGAAGTTCGGCATCTACCAGGTGCCGACCGACCGCACCTGCGCCCAGCGCACCGGCACCTACCCCGGTTCCACCGGCAGCGCCGGGCACGAGGTCCAGGACGCCACCACGTTCGCGGCGTGGGGCGTGGACTACCTGAAGTACGACTGGTGCTCCCCCGCCGGCACCCGCGACGAGCAGGTCGCCCGGTTCACGGTGATGCGCGACGCGCTGCGCGCCACCGGCCGCCCGATCGTCTACAGCATCAACCCCAACAGCTACCACGCGATCACCGGCGACAAGTACGACTGGGGCCAGGTCGCGGACCTCTGGCGCACCACCGAGGACCTGCTCGACATCTGGCAGAACGGGAACACGAACAGCTACCCGATGGGCGTGGGCAACGTCCTCGACGTCACCGCCCCGCTGGCCGCCCAGGCCGGCCCGGGCCACTGGAACGACCCGGACATGCTCGTGGTCGGGCGGCCCGGGCTGTCGCTGACCGAGTCCCGCGCCCACTTCGCGCTGTGGGCTCTGATGGCCGCGCCGCTGATGGCGGGCAACGACATCCGCACGATGCCGGCCGACATCAGCGCGGTGCTGCGGAACCCGCGGCTGCTGGCGGTCGACCAGGACCGGCTCGGCGCCGGCGGCCGCCGGGTGCGCGACGACGGCGCCGTCGAGGTGTTCGCCAAGCCCCTGGCCGACGGGTCGGTCGCGGTCGGGCTGCTCAACCGCGGGAGCGCCACCACCACCGTCAGCACGACCGCGGCGCAGGTCGGCCTCTCCGGCACGGCGTTCACCCGGACCGACCTGTGGACCGGCGCGACTTCGACGACCGGCGGGGCGATCACCGCGAGCGTGCCCGCGCACGGCGTCGCGGCGTACCGGGTGACCGGCGGTAGCCCGCTGGCCGCCACGACGTCCCGCCTGCGCGGCACGGGATCCGGCCGCTGCCTCGACGTCGACAACGCCTCGACGGCCGCCGGCGCGGGGACCCTGCTCTGGGACTGCCAGACCGCGGCGAACCAGCTGTGGACCACCTGGCCGACCGGCGAGGTCCGCGTGTACGGCGACAAGTGCCTCAGCGGCACCACCAGCGGGGCGCGGGCGACGAGCGCGCAGTGCACCGGGCAGGACGACCAGCAGTGGACGTTCGCCGCGGACGGCTCGATCCGCAACGTCCATTCCGGACTGTGCCTGGACGCCGAAGGCGCGGCGACCGCGAACGGGACGCACGCGATCCTGTGGTCCTGCAACGGCCAGCCGAACCAGCGCTGGAGCCGCACCTGA
- a CDS encoding arabinofuranosidase catalytic domain-containing protein — translation MTTRVNPVRAALVLAVLVAAALAGAVPAAAASTSLTSAASGRCLTVTGGADTPGTALEIRDCTGQASQAFEFTGAGELRALNGTRCVDAYGNQTAPGTAVIIWSCTGGANQQWRQNSDGTITGVQSGLCVDVNGAGTANGTAVILWTCHGQSNQRWTTGSTPPAGGGPCDIYASGGTPCVAAHSTVRALYRSYGGKLYQVRRASDNGTRDVAALAAGGAADAAAQDSFCGGTSCVITVVYDQSGRGNDLWYQGSSVVPGSSQSSPAKATTESLTVGGSKAYSLYINPGNSYWRDGHLTGVPTGSAPEGMYLVTSGTHVNSGCCFDYGNSETTRKADAAGAMDALNFGKQCWFGGCSGTGPWVQADLEWGLYPGGSQTWNPNQRAFGSKFVTAVLKNNGTSRFAIKGSDAQSGGLTTLWDGGLPSGYSPMKKQGAIVLGSGGDCCKPGGGANLSAGTFYEGAMVAGYPSDATENAVQANIVAAGYR, via the coding sequence GTGACCACTCGAGTCAACCCGGTGCGGGCCGCCCTGGTCCTGGCCGTGCTCGTGGCGGCCGCCCTGGCCGGCGCGGTACCGGCGGCCGCGGCATCGACGTCGCTCACGAGCGCGGCCTCGGGCCGGTGCCTGACCGTGACGGGCGGTGCCGACACGCCGGGAACGGCGCTGGAGATCCGGGACTGCACCGGCCAGGCGAGCCAGGCCTTCGAGTTCACCGGCGCCGGCGAGCTGCGGGCGCTGAACGGGACCCGGTGCGTGGACGCGTACGGCAACCAGACGGCGCCGGGGACGGCGGTGATCATCTGGTCCTGCACCGGCGGGGCGAACCAGCAGTGGCGGCAGAACTCCGACGGGACGATCACCGGTGTCCAGTCCGGGCTCTGCGTCGACGTGAACGGCGCCGGGACGGCCAACGGCACCGCGGTCATCCTGTGGACGTGCCACGGGCAGAGCAACCAGCGGTGGACCACCGGATCCACCCCGCCCGCCGGCGGGGGACCGTGCGACATCTACGCGTCGGGTGGTACACCGTGCGTTGCCGCGCACAGCACGGTGCGCGCGCTGTACCGGTCCTACGGCGGGAAGCTGTACCAGGTCCGGCGCGCGTCCGACAACGGCACCCGCGACGTCGCCGCCCTGGCGGCGGGCGGCGCCGCCGACGCCGCGGCCCAGGATTCCTTCTGCGGCGGCACTTCCTGCGTGATCACGGTGGTCTACGACCAGTCCGGGCGGGGGAACGACCTGTGGTACCAGGGATCGAGCGTGGTGCCGGGGTCCAGCCAGAGCAGCCCGGCGAAGGCGACCACGGAGTCGCTGACGGTCGGCGGCAGCAAGGCGTATTCGCTGTACATCAACCCGGGCAACAGCTACTGGCGCGACGGCCACCTGACCGGCGTGCCCACCGGCAGCGCGCCCGAGGGCATGTACCTGGTGACCAGCGGGACCCACGTCAACAGCGGTTGCTGCTTCGACTACGGCAACAGCGAAACGACCCGCAAGGCCGACGCGGCCGGTGCCATGGACGCCCTCAACTTCGGCAAGCAGTGCTGGTTCGGCGGCTGTTCCGGGACCGGCCCGTGGGTGCAGGCCGACCTCGAGTGGGGGCTCTACCCGGGCGGGAGCCAGACGTGGAACCCGAACCAGCGGGCGTTCGGCAGCAAGTTCGTCACGGCGGTGCTGAAGAACAACGGGACGTCCCGGTTCGCCATCAAGGGCAGCGACGCCCAGTCCGGCGGCCTCACGACGCTGTGGGACGGTGGCCTCCCGAGCGGGTACAGCCCGATGAAGAAGCAGGGCGCGATCGTCCTGGGCAGCGGCGGTGACTGCTGCAAGCCGGGCGGGGGCGCCAACCTCAGCGCGGGGACGTTCTACGAAGGGGCGATGGTCGCGGGTTACCCGTCCGACGCGACGGAGAACGCGGTGCAGGCGAACATCGTCGCCGCCGGGTACCGCTGA
- a CDS encoding LacI family DNA-binding transcriptional regulator has translation MSSVESPELRPTLADVARAAGVSTATASRVLNGFSRVRPKTRMQVESAMSALGYARHRAARAAAGPTGSVALVVCEEVPRLFADPYFARIAAGVGKALGGVGLQLVLLTVPATENYQAPVVRYLDGGHVDGALVIGMHGRRPLDLGWLGIPVVFGGRPVCGREPGRFSYVDVDNRGGAQRATQRFLDAGRRTVATIAGPQDMTAGVDRLLGYRQAVAGAGHGDRGLVVFGDFGQASGEHATARLLDRRPNVDAIFAASDMMAVGAMRALRRAGRRVPGDVAVIGFDDLPIGRRTDPPLTTVRQPIEEMGARMTGELLAVLGGSGGPRCAVLDTELVARISG, from the coding sequence GTGTCGTCCGTCGAGTCACCCGAACTCCGTCCGACCCTGGCCGACGTCGCGCGGGCGGCCGGGGTGTCGACCGCCACCGCGTCCCGCGTGCTCAACGGGTTTTCCCGGGTCCGGCCGAAAACGCGCATGCAGGTCGAGTCGGCGATGTCGGCACTGGGCTACGCCCGCCACCGCGCCGCGCGGGCGGCGGCGGGGCCCACCGGCTCGGTCGCGCTGGTGGTGTGCGAGGAGGTCCCGCGGCTGTTCGCCGATCCCTACTTCGCCCGCATCGCGGCCGGGGTCGGCAAGGCGCTGGGCGGGGTCGGCCTGCAGCTCGTGCTGCTCACCGTGCCGGCGACGGAGAACTACCAGGCCCCGGTGGTCCGGTACCTCGACGGCGGCCACGTCGACGGCGCACTGGTCATCGGGATGCACGGCCGCCGCCCGCTCGACCTGGGCTGGCTCGGCATCCCGGTGGTGTTCGGCGGCCGCCCGGTCTGCGGCCGGGAACCCGGCCGCTTCTCCTACGTCGACGTGGACAACCGCGGCGGCGCCCAGCGGGCCACCCAGCGCTTCCTCGACGCGGGCCGGCGCACCGTGGCGACCATCGCCGGACCGCAGGACATGACCGCCGGCGTCGACCGGCTGCTCGGCTACCGGCAGGCGGTGGCGGGCGCCGGCCACGGCGACCGGGGACTGGTGGTGTTCGGGGACTTCGGCCAGGCCTCCGGCGAGCACGCGACCGCGCGCCTGCTGGACCGCCGTCCGAACGTCGACGCCATCTTCGCCGCCTCGGACATGATGGCGGTCGGCGCGATGCGGGCCCTGCGCCGCGCGGGCCGCCGGGTGCCCGGCGACGTGGCCGTCATCGGGTTCGACGACCTGCCGATCGGCCGGCGCACGGACCCGCCGCTCACCACCGTCCGCCAGCCGATCGAAGAGATGGGCGCCCGGATGACGGGCGAGCTGCTCGCCGTGCTCGGCGGCTCGGGCGGGCCCCGCTGCGCGGTGCTCGACACCGAGCTCGTCGCGCGCATATCGGGATGA
- a CDS encoding RICIN domain-containing protein, with amino-acid sequence MAKFGRLFAAVAIGALLATAGTAEAAAPSSPVAAAGTAGCGQAPGLASGSHTISSGGQNRSYLLRVPANYDNSHPYRLFVGLHWRGGTANDVDSGGTDGYNWSYYGLRRLADSAGNTTIFVAPQGNGNGWANPGGQDVTFVDDLLRQLEAALCVDTSQVFAGGFSYGGAMSYALACARPAVFRAVAVYSGANLSGCSGGSQAVAYIGMHGIGDNVLPIASGRSLRDQFVRNNGCTAQNPPEPPSGSRTHIVTAYSGCRAGYPVVWAAFDGGHDPGPRDGCACSGWQTWTSGEVWKFFTQFDSSTPPSGAPVQVGVNYTLAAGHSGKLLDISGVSTAAGAPLQQWAATGGPNQQFDFLDSGDGYYRVRARHSGLVLQVAGSASGADISQQADSGAPAQQWRVTDQGGGVVSLVNRLSGLAMDVWEASGADGARVSQWTYTGAANQRFRLQRA; translated from the coding sequence ATGGCGAAGTTCGGACGGCTGTTCGCGGCCGTCGCGATCGGGGCGCTGCTGGCGACGGCCGGGACCGCCGAGGCTGCCGCGCCGTCGTCGCCGGTGGCCGCGGCGGGCACAGCGGGCTGCGGTCAGGCCCCCGGGCTGGCGAGCGGCAGCCACACGATCTCCAGCGGCGGCCAGAACCGCAGCTACCTGCTGCGGGTGCCGGCGAACTACGACAACTCCCACCCGTACCGGCTGTTCGTCGGGCTGCACTGGCGCGGCGGCACGGCCAACGACGTCGACTCGGGCGGGACCGACGGCTACAACTGGTCCTACTACGGCCTCCGGCGGCTCGCGGACAGCGCGGGCAACACCACGATCTTCGTGGCGCCGCAGGGCAACGGGAACGGCTGGGCCAACCCCGGCGGCCAGGACGTCACCTTCGTCGACGACCTGCTGAGGCAGCTCGAGGCGGCGTTGTGCGTCGACACCTCGCAGGTCTTCGCCGGCGGGTTCAGCTACGGCGGCGCCATGAGCTACGCGCTCGCCTGCGCCCGGCCGGCGGTCTTCCGCGCGGTCGCCGTCTACTCCGGGGCGAACCTCAGCGGGTGCAGCGGCGGTTCCCAGGCGGTCGCGTACATCGGGATGCACGGCATCGGGGACAACGTCCTGCCCATCGCGTCCGGGCGCTCCCTGCGCGACCAGTTCGTCCGCAACAACGGGTGCACCGCGCAGAACCCGCCGGAGCCACCGAGCGGCAGCCGGACGCACATCGTCACCGCCTACTCCGGTTGCCGGGCCGGCTACCCGGTGGTCTGGGCCGCGTTCGACGGCGGTCACGACCCCGGCCCGCGCGACGGGTGCGCCTGCAGCGGCTGGCAGACCTGGACCTCGGGCGAGGTGTGGAAGTTCTTCACACAGTTCGACTCGTCGACCCCGCCGTCCGGGGCGCCGGTGCAGGTCGGGGTGAACTACACGCTGGCGGCCGGGCACAGCGGCAAGCTCCTGGACATCAGCGGTGTCTCCACCGCCGCCGGCGCCCCGCTGCAGCAGTGGGCGGCCACCGGCGGGCCGAACCAGCAGTTCGACTTCCTCGACTCCGGTGACGGCTACTACCGCGTCCGGGCCCGGCACAGCGGCCTGGTGCTCCAGGTGGCCGGTTCCGCCTCCGGCGCGGACATCAGCCAGCAAGCCGACTCCGGCGCCCCCGCGCAGCAGTGGCGGGTCACCGACCAGGGCGGCGGCGTGGTCAGCCTGGTCAACCGGCTGAGCGGCCTGGCGATGGACGTCTGGGAAGCCTCGGGCGCCGACGGCGCGCGGGTCTCCCAGTGGACGTACACCGGTGCCGCCAACCAGCGGTTCCGGCTCCAGCGCGCCTGA